The segment GGCAAGCTGGCCAAGTGGCTGAAGGAAAACAAGAAAAAGAAGGTCCTGACGGTCTCTTGTGACGTGTACCGCCCCGCCGCTATCGCCCAGCTCAAGACTGTGTCCGAGCAGGTTGGCGTCGACTTTTTCCCGTCCCAGCCCGACCAGAAGCCGGTGGAGATCGCGCGTGCCGCGCTCGACTGGGCGCGCAAGCACTATCACGATGTGCTGATCGTCGATACGGCTGGCCGACTGGGTATCGACGAGGCGATGATGCAAGAGATCGCCGCGCTGCACGCCGAACTGAAGCCCGCCGAAACCCTGTTCGTGGTCGATGCGATGCTCGGCCAGGATGCGGTCAACACGGCCAAGGCGTTCAATGACGCGCTGCCGCTGACGGGCGTGGTTCTGACCAAGCTTGACGGTGACGCGCGCGGTGGCGCGGCGTTGTCCGTGCGTCACATCACCGGGCGTCCGATCAAGTTCGTCGGCGTGGGCGAAAAGCTCGATGGCCTGGAGCCGTTCTATGCCGACCGCATGGCTCAGCGGATTCTGGGCATGGGCGACATCCTCGCACTGGTAGAGGAAGCCCAGCGCGGCGTGGACATGGAAGCCGCCGAGAAGCTGGCCAAGAAGATCAAGAAGACCGGGGGCTTCGACCTCGAGGACTTCAAGGCGCAGATCGGCCAGATGAAGAAGATGGGCGGCCTGGGCAGCCTGGTCGACAAGCTGCCGGCCCAGTTCGCCGCGCAGGCGCAAGGCGCGAACATGGACCAGGCAGAAAAGCAGGTGCGCCGCATGGAGGGCATCATCAACAGCATGACGCCGGCCGAGCGCGCCAAACCCGATCTGATCAAGGCTAGCCGCAAGCGCCGCATCGCCGCTGGCGCCGGCGTGCCGGTGCAGGAAGTGAACCGCCTGCTCAATCAGTTCGACCAGATGCAGGGCATGATGAAGAAGCTCAAGGGCGGCGGCATGATGAAGATGATGCGCCAGATGGGCGCGATGAAGGGTGGCATGAAGGGCCTGTTCAACCGCTGACCTGCGGCAAGACACCATCCACCTGCCCCCCGCAAGACAGGCAAGACAAGCAAGACAAGAACAGGACAACGATCATGATGACCGCTGAACAGGCCCGCGAACTCTGGCTCGACTCCGAGGAAATCGTCAGCGCCGAGGAAGTCCAGAACTCGCTGGACCGCATGGCCCACGACATCACGGAAAAGATGGGCGACGCGTTTCCGCTGGTGCTGTCCGTGATGGGCGGCGCCGTCGTCTTCACCGGCATGTTGCTGCCCAAGCTGCAGTTCCCGCTGGAGTTCGACTACATCCACCTCTCGCGCTACAACAACAAGACGGTTGGCGGCGAGATGCAATGGCGCGTGGCGCCGCGCGAATCGGTCAAAGGCCGCGTGGTGCTGGTGCTCGACGACATCCTCGACGAAGGCGAGACGATGGCTGCCATCCGCCAGCGCATCATGGACATGGGCGCCAAGGAATGCCACGCTGCCGTACTGTGCGAAAAGACGCTGACCAAGATCAAGCCGATGCACCCGGACTTCTGTGGCTTCCAGGTACCCGACCGCTACGTCTTTGGTTGCGGCATGGACGTGAAGGGCTACTGGCGTAACCTGGGCGCGATCCGCGCGTTGGTTTGATTCTTAGGGCGTGCCTCGGCGATTGCTAGCCGCCGACAAAGTAAAGTGAAGCGGTTCTGTCTAGGGTGAAGCAGGGGTTTCGGCTCGTGTTCGAGCCGCCTGCGGAACGGCATGAGCCTGCGAGCATATGCGCGCCCTGCAAGGGCGCGGCCGCAGACGCAGACAGTACAAGTGGACTGACCAGGGCCGCGCTACGACGCCAGAATAGAATCGTTTTGTTGGTGACTACCCGTGTGGGTGGGCGCCGAGAATTGGCAGCAGCGAGGCCAGCAGCATCAGGGCCATCGTCACATTGAACACGCGCAACACGCGCGGCCGTGCCAGCAGGCTGCGCAGCGCGGCACCGAACACCGCCCACGTGGCCACGCTGGGCAGGTTGATCACCGCAAACAGGCAAGCCATTGCCATGGCATTGACCCAGATGTTGGCGTCGAGCACATAGGTGCTGCACGCCCCCACTGCCATCACCCACGCCTTCGGATTCACCCACTGGAATGCGGCCGCGCGCAGGAAGCTCATCGGCCGAGCCACCTCACGGTCCTGCACGCCGCCAGCCGTCGCCAGCTTCCACGCCAGCCACACCAGATAGGCCGTGGCCACCACGCGCAGCAGGTCCCACATCCACGGCCAGGCCGTGAAAATCGAACCCAGCCCCAGGCCGACCAGCGCCACCATGACCGAGAAGCCGATGCTGATGCCGAGCAGGTGCGGCACGGTGCGCGCAATGCCAAAGTTGACGCCGGACGCGAGCACCATCGTATTGTTGGGGCCGGGGGTGATGGACGAGACCAGCGCAAATGCGCAGAAGGCCAGCAGCACGCCGGAGCCGGCAGCCACATTGGGAAGAAAGGCTGGAAAAGTCATGGATGTACATCAGGAATTGCCGAGTACACCCAGTCTAGGCAGACTCATCAATACAGTACCGGCACACTTTGCCAAGAAAGGACCGGTACTGACCGACCTCGTCACCATGACAGTTGACGAACCGGCTATACGGGGCAGCCGTCAGCCTAATTATTATTGCTGGACCACCCGCATTGAACGCGGCTTTGAAAAGTCCAGTGTCTGTCCGTCGTAAGCTTGCACCCTCTTCATATTTTCATTCTCAACGACGTCACTGAAAACTGCCAATCGGTTATAGGACAGGTTATCCCAGTCAGACAGCATGACGCCGATGCCAGCGTCCGCCTGGACAACAACATCGTGCGCATAGATCCAGGCGGGCAGCGAATACGCGGAGCGCTCGCCTGCCGGAAGACAGTATTTGTCGACCGAGACCAGACTGACGATGCAGCCCAGAGGGCGGGTGCTGTGCTTGACTTCCATCGATCGTGGCTTTGAGAAATCCAGCGTCTCTCCGTTGTTGGCCTTGACGCCACGCAGTTTGTCGTTTTCCACCGTACCGACAAACTCCGCCAGCCGGTGATAGGAAAGGTTATCCCAGTCAGACAGCACGACCGACACTCCACTATCCGCCTGCACATAGACATCGTGCGCGTAAATCCAGGCGGGCAGACTGTAGTCCGATTTTTGCCCAGCCTCGAGGCAGTACTTTGCACCGTTCCTCAGGCTGATGATGCAGCCCTGCGGACGGCTCTCCGAGAGAAAGCGGGCGTCCGGGTAAATCGAGCGAATCCAGTTGGCATATTTTGAGATGCGGGCGCCTGTCGAGGCTCTCGCGTGACCGCCATTAGTGGTGGCAACGATCACGGGCTTCGTATCCTTGATCTGCCACCATGCCGAACCGCTATCACCAGCCGCGACACGGGCCCAGTTGGCTGAAGGACCAAGCGGTTTATAGCTTGCGCCGATGCCGTAGTCACTCTCGAAGATCGAAGTGATCTTGCTGCGGCCGTACAGTCTCCTGGTGCCGCTTTCCGGCCCATAGCCTTGGTTCAGCCCTACACCCCAGACTCCATAGCCGACAAACATGACAGCCTTGCCTTTCTCGTCCTCCCTGTCGTTTAGAATCGGCCTTTCTACCGGAATCCCCGCCTTGTCTTTCAGCGGATTGACCAGCGGCAGCCTTACGATGGCGACATCCGTCGAAGCCCCGCCCATGTTGGCAGGAACATTGACACGCTCCTTGGGCACATAGACGATCCCCAGTCCGGAGGCCATAACGCTGCCATCCCAGGCGCTGAACGTTAATCGTACTGGCGTTTCCGTTGCCGAATAGGGAACACAATGTGCGGCTGTCAGGATATGGGCCCAACCATTCTTGTTGCCGAGCCAGGTTGCCGTGCATCCATTGAGTTGCCCAACGGACAGCCAGGGCTTTGCAGTACTGTGCTTCTGTAGTTTTTCGTTAGCGGTTCGAATGGATGCGCCGACATTTCTCATATCGCCGCCATTTCGCTTGAAAGTATCTTCATCAATAACCACGGCATTAACCGCCGATGACAGCATCAATGCGACCAATGGTAATATCACCCTCATAAATCGACCTTTCGCAACAATATGATTGACAAACCCATACCATAGGCGATCACGCCATTAGGCGAACCATTTTTTGATTTATCGAAATAAATCCAAAATAGTTACCACATGGTTGTCACCCAAAGCGGGTCTTGCGATTTTATGAGAGTGATTTATTTAAAACATGAAGCCAGATCAATAATCATCGATCAGATATATCTGGCAATTCTACGAATTATAGGAAAATCATGAGCACGCAAAGGCGGGTAATTCAGCTACCGCACGAATGCAAGTTCAGCCCCTGCTGCGGTATGGATGCTCGCGCAGCCATTTAGTAGCGATCCATTTTTCGCCCGCCTCCACCGGCAATCCCGCGTGCAAGGTGCGCTCGTCGAGCGCGCCATCGGGCAGGCCGTAGCTGAACAGGACCGCATTGCCCTTCACCGGCGCCACCTCGAGGCCGATGCGCGGGAATGCCGTGGCACCACCAGAGGCCGGACTGTTCAGGTAGATCACCATCGTGGCAACGCGCTGCCCGCCCACGCGCAACTGGCGCGCTTCGCCGGGACGCTTGGGATTGAAGAAATCGAAATGCGGCTGATACTCGCCGCCGGGCTTGTAGTTGAGGACCTGAAAGCCTTCGCCGTGCTCGACGGGCCAGCCGGTCACGGCCGCGATACGCGCCTCGATGCGTTGCAGCAGCGCATGTTCGCCAACCTGGAACATCGCGCCCATGCTGGTACGCGCATCGATCAGGTTCTCGTCGCCAGTGTCCGGATTGACCACGGGAGAGCGCTGCAGGCGGTCGCGCGCCAGCGCCACGACGGCATCGCATTCGGCGTCATCGAGCAGGTTCTGCAGCAACAGGATGCGCGGCGAGTCCAGCCTGAACAGGATCGGCATCTCGCGATCCTTGTGGCGGAAGGCATTGCCACCGGTGACCGTTGGCGTTGCAGCGGCCTTCGCTACGGGCGCGGGCGCTGCCGCACTGGCAACGGCCGGAGGATGCCCTATTGCAGCGCTGACAGCATGGCGTGCGAACGCGGCGTCGTAGCCGGAGCGCAGCATCGACAGCACCAGCGACTCGGCATCGAAGCCTTGCGCGATATGGCGTGTCAGCCAGTGCTCCAACTCGGGCGAAGACGCACAGTACCCCGCGCGGGAATCGCGCTTCATGACTTCATGACGGATTGGCAAGACGTTGCGGCGAGAACGGATTGCGGGCGGGCGACTCCGGCGGCACCGCGCGTCGCACGGGTGCCGGGGTGACCGCGGCGGGATCCGGATCCCCCGCGATGGTCACGGTCGCCTCGGAATACTGCCAGCGCTTCCATGCCGCCAGCACCGCGTTTGGATACTCGGGGCGCCCGCGGCTGCCGTTGTAGCGACCCAGCGCCAGGAACAGGTCACCGTTCTCGCGATCGAGATAATGACGCAGGATCGTGCAGCCATAGCGCAGGTTGCTCTGCAGATGGAACAGCTTGCGCGTGTCGCCATCACCGATGCTGCGCACCCAGAACGGCATCACCTGCATCAGTCCGCGCGCATCGGCCGAACTGATCGCATATTTGCGGAAGTTGCTTTCCACCTGCACGAGCCCAAGCACTAGCGACGGCTCCAGGCCGGCGCGCTTGGATTCGTAGTAGACGGTTTCGATCAGCTCGACGCGTACCTGCGGCTCGGGAATCCGGGCTTCCAGCCGGCGCGACATCTCGCCGAGCCATTTCAGGTAGCCAAGGCGCTCCGACCCGGACGCGAAGGCCGGACGCACCGGCCTGTTGTCGGCGATCGCGGCCGCCAATGCCCCGCGCACGGAGTCGGCAAGCGCCTCCTCCTTCTGCGCGCCGGCATGGGCGTTCGCAATCAGCGTCGCGCACAGCAAACCGCCAGCCCAGGCGGACCAGCGGTTGCGCGTCGGCAGGTCGGGGATGCGCATGATCGAGGATGCGGATCAGGCAGCCAGCTGGCCGCGCACGTGCGCAACCACATCCGCCACCGCCACCGGGGTGGCCTGGGCGTCACGGCGGCCCTGGTACTCGACTTTGCCTTCCTTGAGGCCACGGTCACCCACCACCACACGGTGCGGCACGCCAATCAGTTCCCAGTCGGCAAACATCACGCCCGGGCGCTCGCCACGGTCGTCCAGAATCACGTCGACGCCCGCAGCCAGCAGCTCGGCGTGGATGCGATCGGCCTCGGCCTTGACGGCCTCGTTGCGATCGTAGCCAACCGGGCACACCACCACCGCGAACGGGGCGATCGCCGCCGGCCAGATGATGCCTCGCTCGTCATAGTTCTGCTCGATGGCGGCGCCCAGAATCCGCGTCACGCCGATGCCGTAGCAACCCATCTGCATCGGCTGCGTCTTGCCGTTCTCGTCCAGGAACGTGGCGTTCATCGACTCCGAATAGCGCGTGCCGAGCATGAACACGTGGCCCACTTCGATGCCACGGCAGATGTCAAGCGTGCCCTTGCCGTCCGGCGAGGCGTCGCCGGCCACCACGTTGCGAAGGTCCGCCACAGCCGGTTCCGGCAGGTCGCGGCCCCAGTTCACACCGGTGTAGTGGTAGTCGCGATCGTTGGCACCACAGCAGAAGTCGCTCATGTTGGCGACGGTACGATCCGCCACCACCTTGACCGGCTTCTTCGGACCGATCGGACCGAGGTAGCCCGGGGGCGAGCCGAAGGTATCGACGATTTCGGTCTCAGTCGCAAAGCGGAAGTCAGCCAGGCCCGGCA is part of the Cupriavidus metallidurans CH34 genome and harbors:
- a CDS encoding trypsin-like serine protease yields the protein MVALMLSSAVNAVVIDEDTFKRNGGDMRNVGASIRTANEKLQKHSTAKPWLSVGQLNGCTATWLGNKNGWAHILTAAHCVPYSATETPVRLTFSAWDGSVMASGLGIVYVPKERVNVPANMGGASTDVAIVRLPLVNPLKDKAGIPVERPILNDREDEKGKAVMFVGYGVWGVGLNQGYGPESGTRRLYGRSKITSIFESDYGIGASYKPLGPSANWARVAAGDSGSAWWQIKDTKPVIVATTNGGHARASTGARISKYANWIRSIYPDARFLSESRPQGCIISLRNGAKYCLEAGQKSDYSLPAWIYAHDVYVQADSGVSVVLSDWDNLSYHRLAEFVGTVENDKLRGVKANNGETLDFSKPRSMEVKHSTRPLGCIVSLVSVDKYCLPAGERSAYSLPAWIYAHDVVVQADAGIGVMLSDWDNLSYNRLAVFSDVVENENMKRVQAYDGQTLDFSKPRSMRVVQQ
- a CDS encoding lytic transglycosylase domain-containing protein; the encoded protein is MRIPDLPTRNRWSAWAGGLLCATLIANAHAGAQKEEALADSVRGALAAAIADNRPVRPAFASGSERLGYLKWLGEMSRRLEARIPEPQVRVELIETVYYESKRAGLEPSLVLGLVQVESNFRKYAISSADARGLMQVMPFWVRSIGDGDTRKLFHLQSNLRYGCTILRHYLDRENGDLFLALGRYNGSRGRPEYPNAVLAAWKRWQYSEATVTIAGDPDPAAVTPAPVRRAVPPESPARNPFSPQRLANPS
- a CDS encoding hypoxanthine-guanine phosphoribosyltransferase, with the protein product MMTAEQARELWLDSEEIVSAEEVQNSLDRMAHDITEKMGDAFPLVLSVMGGAVVFTGMLLPKLQFPLEFDYIHLSRYNNKTVGGEMQWRVAPRESVKGRVVLVLDDILDEGETMAAIRQRIMDMGAKECHAAVLCEKTLTKIKPMHPDFCGFQVPDRYVFGCGMDVKGYWRNLGAIRALV
- a CDS encoding 2OG-Fe(II) oxygenase, encoding MKRDSRAGYCASSPELEHWLTRHIAQGFDAESLVLSMLRSGYDAAFARHAVSAAIGHPPAVASAAAPAPVAKAAATPTVTGGNAFRHKDREMPILFRLDSPRILLLQNLLDDAECDAVVALARDRLQRSPVVNPDTGDENLIDARTSMGAMFQVGEHALLQRIEARIAAVTGWPVEHGEGFQVLNYKPGGEYQPHFDFFNPKRPGEARQLRVGGQRVATMVIYLNSPASGGATAFPRIGLEVAPVKGNAVLFSYGLPDGALDERTLHAGLPVEAGEKWIATKWLREHPYRSRG
- a CDS encoding LysE family translocator, translated to MTFPAFLPNVAAGSGVLLAFCAFALVSSITPGPNNTMVLASGVNFGIARTVPHLLGISIGFSVMVALVGLGLGSIFTAWPWMWDLLRVVATAYLVWLAWKLATAGGVQDREVARPMSFLRAAAFQWVNPKAWVMAVGACSTYVLDANIWVNAMAMACLFAVINLPSVATWAVFGAALRSLLARPRVLRVFNVTMALMLLASLLPILGAHPHG
- the ffh gene encoding signal recognition particle protein — translated: MLDNLTQRLARVVKTMRGEARLTEANTAEMLREVRLAMLEADVALPVVREFIARVKEKALGEDVVTSLTPGQALVGVVQRELTAVIGGDEAVADQKSNELNLNVQPPAVILMAGLQGAGKTTTSGKLAKWLKENKKKKVLTVSCDVYRPAAIAQLKTVSEQVGVDFFPSQPDQKPVEIARAALDWARKHYHDVLIVDTAGRLGIDEAMMQEIAALHAELKPAETLFVVDAMLGQDAVNTAKAFNDALPLTGVVLTKLDGDARGGAALSVRHITGRPIKFVGVGEKLDGLEPFYADRMAQRILGMGDILALVEEAQRGVDMEAAEKLAKKIKKTGGFDLEDFKAQIGQMKKMGGLGSLVDKLPAQFAAQAQGANMDQAEKQVRRMEGIINSMTPAERAKPDLIKASRKRRIAAGAGVPVQEVNRLLNQFDQMQGMMKKLKGGGMMKMMRQMGAMKGGMKGLFNR